The following proteins come from a genomic window of Sander vitreus isolate 19-12246 chromosome 14, sanVit1, whole genome shotgun sequence:
- the phactr4a gene encoding phosphatase and actin regulator 4A isoform X4, whose protein sequence is MAVQSEYSYDEVDLQHSTTGGEEGNSGGEPAPTKGKGKFSKMGNIFKPWKWRKKKPSEKFTETSIVLERRISVRKSRQELIARGVLKDLPENESNDVNHSKAPPVKNGHHVPMDVDRKGSEPGVRVSRGESEIKVNTLRLPQVDERRSRAPSDASRSNRAPLDVDNHARLSVDVDRRSRLPSDVDKKAGSLPRGPPQDDRYRREERRDGKDEDRGRKNREDIERRDWREEKEKEGGVDRRERRDDREKRDERTERDNRERRDREERERKDRDERERRDRDAKERRDRDEREHKDRDERESRDRDEKERRERDDKEKRDDRDKDRDRRLEREKRENRDDRKDEDRERKNVRGEKDDRDRRDDRDRREDRERREERDKRNERERRDDREKREEKDRREKPEPQRSVADPRPIARPASEMDLRPSLQKSSSEDNKRVRPASEADKRTTLPRYNPAAEFRERAESAGVRFAPDPRPAQESQQEPPPPKHALLPPKCLTAPSAESSRSQTPSSSSSSSSSSSSSSSTAPVAVAKPPRTVSLISDDPPRLSPAAPSSADSDTPPPVPPHAKQPPVPPPKPTNRNSNPALLAELSQPVSGVVIVPPPAKPSPPPPPKRMTPVTKRHSVDPSPPSQDTESPATVPASAPVPMPPAVLKGDNIEDKTNAAAPQTSAESLPSPPSHIPPSPPRVQSLQPISTTSSAPAPTVQTDPPSPTTEPPSQHPAIPLHILIQRALASPGPAQPNPDGSQRAHSLLFESPPEFLTELGGNSRHSLPISIEPLRLPEDDDFDMEEEMRKLHPQRPPRQPELEPRSRRGLVGDLRVSVIPEVGGPGDSEEESDSDGPILYRDDDDDDEEGPPSGLASRVKRKDTLALKLERQEREERENRENQENQDNMSWQNREQWMAVKNKISTALTRRLSQRPSAEELAQRNILQAKNEDDRRLERSEIKRRLTRKLSQRPTVAELQARKILRFHEYVESTHAHDYDRRADKPWTKLTPADKAAIRKELNEFKSSEMEVHEESRIYTRFHRP, encoded by the exons ACGATGAGGTGGACCTGCAACACAGCACAACAGGTGGTGAAGAAGGGAACTCTGGTGGGGAACCAGCTCCAACCAAGGGCAAAGGCAAGTTCTCCAAAATGGGAAATATCTTCAAGCCCTGGAAATGGAGAAAGAAGAAGCCAAGTGAAAAGTTCACTGAAACATCAATAG tcTTGGAAAGAAGGATTTCTGTCAGAAAAAGTCGCCAAGAGCTGATTGCCAGAGGGGTTTTAAAGGATTTACCAGAGAATG AGAGCAATGATGTTAACCACTCCAAAGCTCCACCGGTAAAAAATGGGCACCATGTGCCAATGGACGTGGACAGGAAAGGGTCTGAACCAGGGGTGCGAGTGTCTCGAGGGGAATCCGAAATCAAGGTGAATACCCTCAGGCTACCCCAAGTAGATGAACGTCGAAGCAGAGCGCCGTCGGATGCCTCCCGAAGTAACCGGGCACCTCTGGATGTGGACAATCACGCGCGGCTTTCTGTGGACGTAGACAGACGAAGCCGTCTGCCATCAGATGTTGATAAGAAAGCAGGATCGTTACCCCGAGGACCTCCGCAGGATGATAGATAccgcagagaggagaggagagatggcAAAGATGAGGACAGAGGAAGGAAGAACAGGGAAGACATAGAAAGAAGGGACTGGcgagaggaaaaggaaaaagaggggGGAGTCGATCGGAGAGAAAGGCGAGATGACCGAgagaagagagatgaaagaacagagagagacaatagGGAAAGAAGAGATCGCGAGGAGCGGGAAAGGAAGGATCGGGATGAGAGGGAGCGCAGAGATCGTGACGCGAAAGAACGCAGAGACCGCGACGAGAGAGAACACAAAGATCGCGACGAGAGGGAAAGTAGAGACAGGGATGAGAAGGAACGCAGGGAACGTGACGATAAGGAAAAGAGGGACGACAGGGACAAAGACAGGGATCGGCGGCTtgagagggaaaagagagaaaacagagatgACAGAAAAGATGAAGACAGGGAGAGGAAAAACGTGCGAGGTGAAAAAGACGATAGGGATAGGAGAGATGATCGAGACAGgcgagaagacagagagaggagagaggaaagggacAAGAGGAACGAAAGAGAGCGGCGAGATGATCGGGAAAAGAGGGAGGAAAAGGACAGGAGAGAAAAGCCAGAGCCTCAGCGGTCTGTGGCTGACCCGCGGCCTATCGCCAGGCCCGCCTCGGAGATGGACTTGCGGCCTTCTCTACAGAAGAGCTCATCGGAGGACAACAAGAGGGTTCGCCCAGCCTCAGAGGCTGACAAGAGAACTACCCTGCCCAGATACAACCCAGCTGCAGAGTTCAGAGAACGCGCAG AGTCCGCTGGTGTCCGCTTCGCGCCTGATCCTCGTCCAGCACAAGAGTCTCAGCAGGAACCTCCCCCGCCCAAACATGCTCTGCTTCCCCCCAAATGTCTCACTGCACCCTCTGCTGAGTCCAGCAGGAGTCAaaccccctcctcttcttcatcctcctcttcctcttcctcctcctcctcctccactgctCCTGTAGCTGTGGCCAAGCCGCCGAGGACAGTCTCCCTAATATCTGACGACCCACCGCGACTCTCCCCCGCTGCTCCTTCCTCCGCCGACTCTGACACGCCACCCCCTGTCCCTCCCCACGCCAAGCAGCCTCCTGTCCCTCCACCCAAACCCACCAACCGCAACAGCAACCCAGCACTGCTCG ctgAGCTTTCACAGCCTGTCAGCGGTGTCGTCATAGTGCCACCACCCGCTAAGCCCTCGCCACCGCCACCGCCAAAGAGGATGACCCCTGTCACCAAGCGCCATTCTGTGGACCCCTCTCCTCCCAGTCAGGACACAGAGTCTCCCGCCACTGTCCCGGCTTCTGCCCCTGTACCGATGCCCCCTGCTGTCCTTAAAGGAGATAACATTGAGGACAAGACCAATGCAGCAGCTCCTCAGACCTCCGCTGAGTCTCTGCCTTCACCACCGTCCCACATACCTCCGTCTCCTCCAAGGGTCCAGtcactccagccaatcagcaccACCTCCTCCGCCCCTGCGCCCACTGTGCAGACAGATCCCCCCAGCCCGACCACCGAGCCTCCCAGCCAGCATCCAGCCATCCCGTTGCACATCCTCATCCAGAGAGCCTTGGCCAGCCCCGGCCCAGCTCAGCCCAACCCCGACGGCTCCCAGAGGGCCCACTCACTCCTGTTTGAGTCTCCTCCAGAATTCCTCACTGAGCTGGGGGGTAACTCACGGCACTCTCTCCCTATCTCCATCGAACCTCTCAGGCT GCCAGAAGACGACGACTTTGACATGGAGGAGGAGATGCGGAAGCTTCATCCTCAGAGGCCTCCTCGCCAGCCGGAGCTGGAGCCCCGCAGCAGGAGGGGTTTGGTTGGGGACCTCAGGGTGAGTGTCATCCCTGAGGTTGGAGGTCCCGGGGACAGCGAGGAGGAGTCCGACTCTGACGGCCCCATTCTGTACAgagacgacgacgacgacgatgaGGAAGGGCCGCCAA GTGGGCTGGCGAGTCGTGTGAAGAGGAAGGACACGTTGGCCCTGAAGctggagagacaggagagagaggaaagggagaACCGGGAGAACCAGGAGAACCAGGACAACATGAGTTGGCAAAACAGAGAGCAGTGGATGGCAGTGAAGAACAAGATCAGCACCGCACTGACACG GCGGCTGAGTCAGAGACCATCAGCAGAGGAGTTGGCGCAGAGAAACATCCTTCAAG CCAAGAATGAAGATGATCGGCGTTTAGAGAGAAGCGAGATCAAACGGAGGCTCACGAGAAAG CTGTCCCAGAGACCCACAGTAGCTGAACTCCAGGCCAGGAAGATCCTGCGTTTCCACGAGTACGTCGAGAGCACCCACGCCCACGACTACGACCGGCGAGCAGATAAACCGTGGACTAAGCTCACTCCTGCCGACAAG GCTGCCATCCGCAAGGAGCTCAATGAATTCAAGAGCTCGGAGATGGAGGTTCACGAAGAAAGCAGGATCTATACCCG GTTCCATCGGCCTTAG
- the phactr4a gene encoding phosphatase and actin regulator 4A isoform X3, giving the protein MGHSASSETVAQQPAQHNTDDEVDLQHSTTGGEEGNSGGEPAPTKGKGKFSKMGNIFKPWKWRKKKPSEKFTETSIVLERRISVRKSRQELIARGVLKDLPENESNDVNHSKAPPVKNGHHVPMDVDRKGSEPGVRVSRGESEIKVNTLRLPQVDERRSRAPSDASRSNRAPLDVDNHARLSVDVDRRSRLPSDVDKKAGSLPRGPPQDDRYRREERRDGKDEDRGRKNREDIERRDWREEKEKEGGVDRRERRDDREKRDERTERDNRERRDREERERKDRDERERRDRDAKERRDRDEREHKDRDERESRDRDEKERRERDDKEKRDDRDKDRDRRLEREKRENRDDRKDEDRERKNVRGEKDDRDRRDDRDRREDRERREERDKRNERERRDDREKREEKDRREKPEPQRSVADPRPIARPASEMDLRPSLQKSSSEDNKRVRPASEADKRTTLPRYNPAAEFRERAESAGVRFAPDPRPAQESQQEPPPPKHALLPPKCLTAPSAESSRSQTPSSSSSSSSSSSSSSSTAPVAVAKPPRTVSLISDDPPRLSPAAPSSADSDTPPPVPPHAKQPPVPPPKPTNRNSNPALLAELSQPVSGVVIVPPPAKPSPPPPPKRMTPVTKRHSVDPSPPSQDTESPATVPASAPVPMPPAVLKGDNIEDKTNAAAPQTSAESLPSPPSHIPPSPPRVQSLQPISTTSSAPAPTVQTDPPSPTTEPPSQHPAIPLHILIQRALASPGPAQPNPDGSQRAHSLLFESPPEFLTELGGNSRHSLPISIEPLRLPEDDDFDMEEEMRKLHPQRPPRQPELEPRSRRGLVGDLRVSVIPEVGGPGDSEEESDSDGPILYRDDDDDDEEGPPSGLASRVKRKDTLALKLERQEREERENRENQENQDNMSWQNREQWMAVKNKISTALTRRLSQRPSAEELAQRNILQAKNEDDRRLERSEIKRRLTRKLSQRPTVAELQARKILRFHEYVESTHAHDYDRRADKPWTKLTPADKAAIRKELNEFKSSEMEVHEESRIYTRFHRP; this is encoded by the exons ACGATGAGGTGGACCTGCAACACAGCACAACAGGTGGTGAAGAAGGGAACTCTGGTGGGGAACCAGCTCCAACCAAGGGCAAAGGCAAGTTCTCCAAAATGGGAAATATCTTCAAGCCCTGGAAATGGAGAAAGAAGAAGCCAAGTGAAAAGTTCACTGAAACATCAATAG tcTTGGAAAGAAGGATTTCTGTCAGAAAAAGTCGCCAAGAGCTGATTGCCAGAGGGGTTTTAAAGGATTTACCAGAGAATG AGAGCAATGATGTTAACCACTCCAAAGCTCCACCGGTAAAAAATGGGCACCATGTGCCAATGGACGTGGACAGGAAAGGGTCTGAACCAGGGGTGCGAGTGTCTCGAGGGGAATCCGAAATCAAGGTGAATACCCTCAGGCTACCCCAAGTAGATGAACGTCGAAGCAGAGCGCCGTCGGATGCCTCCCGAAGTAACCGGGCACCTCTGGATGTGGACAATCACGCGCGGCTTTCTGTGGACGTAGACAGACGAAGCCGTCTGCCATCAGATGTTGATAAGAAAGCAGGATCGTTACCCCGAGGACCTCCGCAGGATGATAGATAccgcagagaggagaggagagatggcAAAGATGAGGACAGAGGAAGGAAGAACAGGGAAGACATAGAAAGAAGGGACTGGcgagaggaaaaggaaaaagaggggGGAGTCGATCGGAGAGAAAGGCGAGATGACCGAgagaagagagatgaaagaacagagagagacaatagGGAAAGAAGAGATCGCGAGGAGCGGGAAAGGAAGGATCGGGATGAGAGGGAGCGCAGAGATCGTGACGCGAAAGAACGCAGAGACCGCGACGAGAGAGAACACAAAGATCGCGACGAGAGGGAAAGTAGAGACAGGGATGAGAAGGAACGCAGGGAACGTGACGATAAGGAAAAGAGGGACGACAGGGACAAAGACAGGGATCGGCGGCTtgagagggaaaagagagaaaacagagatgACAGAAAAGATGAAGACAGGGAGAGGAAAAACGTGCGAGGTGAAAAAGACGATAGGGATAGGAGAGATGATCGAGACAGgcgagaagacagagagaggagagaggaaagggacAAGAGGAACGAAAGAGAGCGGCGAGATGATCGGGAAAAGAGGGAGGAAAAGGACAGGAGAGAAAAGCCAGAGCCTCAGCGGTCTGTGGCTGACCCGCGGCCTATCGCCAGGCCCGCCTCGGAGATGGACTTGCGGCCTTCTCTACAGAAGAGCTCATCGGAGGACAACAAGAGGGTTCGCCCAGCCTCAGAGGCTGACAAGAGAACTACCCTGCCCAGATACAACCCAGCTGCAGAGTTCAGAGAACGCGCAG AGTCCGCTGGTGTCCGCTTCGCGCCTGATCCTCGTCCAGCACAAGAGTCTCAGCAGGAACCTCCCCCGCCCAAACATGCTCTGCTTCCCCCCAAATGTCTCACTGCACCCTCTGCTGAGTCCAGCAGGAGTCAaaccccctcctcttcttcatcctcctcttcctcttcctcctcctcctcctccactgctCCTGTAGCTGTGGCCAAGCCGCCGAGGACAGTCTCCCTAATATCTGACGACCCACCGCGACTCTCCCCCGCTGCTCCTTCCTCCGCCGACTCTGACACGCCACCCCCTGTCCCTCCCCACGCCAAGCAGCCTCCTGTCCCTCCACCCAAACCCACCAACCGCAACAGCAACCCAGCACTGCTCG ctgAGCTTTCACAGCCTGTCAGCGGTGTCGTCATAGTGCCACCACCCGCTAAGCCCTCGCCACCGCCACCGCCAAAGAGGATGACCCCTGTCACCAAGCGCCATTCTGTGGACCCCTCTCCTCCCAGTCAGGACACAGAGTCTCCCGCCACTGTCCCGGCTTCTGCCCCTGTACCGATGCCCCCTGCTGTCCTTAAAGGAGATAACATTGAGGACAAGACCAATGCAGCAGCTCCTCAGACCTCCGCTGAGTCTCTGCCTTCACCACCGTCCCACATACCTCCGTCTCCTCCAAGGGTCCAGtcactccagccaatcagcaccACCTCCTCCGCCCCTGCGCCCACTGTGCAGACAGATCCCCCCAGCCCGACCACCGAGCCTCCCAGCCAGCATCCAGCCATCCCGTTGCACATCCTCATCCAGAGAGCCTTGGCCAGCCCCGGCCCAGCTCAGCCCAACCCCGACGGCTCCCAGAGGGCCCACTCACTCCTGTTTGAGTCTCCTCCAGAATTCCTCACTGAGCTGGGGGGTAACTCACGGCACTCTCTCCCTATCTCCATCGAACCTCTCAGGCT GCCAGAAGACGACGACTTTGACATGGAGGAGGAGATGCGGAAGCTTCATCCTCAGAGGCCTCCTCGCCAGCCGGAGCTGGAGCCCCGCAGCAGGAGGGGTTTGGTTGGGGACCTCAGGGTGAGTGTCATCCCTGAGGTTGGAGGTCCCGGGGACAGCGAGGAGGAGTCCGACTCTGACGGCCCCATTCTGTACAgagacgacgacgacgacgatgaGGAAGGGCCGCCAA GTGGGCTGGCGAGTCGTGTGAAGAGGAAGGACACGTTGGCCCTGAAGctggagagacaggagagagaggaaagggagaACCGGGAGAACCAGGAGAACCAGGACAACATGAGTTGGCAAAACAGAGAGCAGTGGATGGCAGTGAAGAACAAGATCAGCACCGCACTGACACG GCGGCTGAGTCAGAGACCATCAGCAGAGGAGTTGGCGCAGAGAAACATCCTTCAAG CCAAGAATGAAGATGATCGGCGTTTAGAGAGAAGCGAGATCAAACGGAGGCTCACGAGAAAG CTGTCCCAGAGACCCACAGTAGCTGAACTCCAGGCCAGGAAGATCCTGCGTTTCCACGAGTACGTCGAGAGCACCCACGCCCACGACTACGACCGGCGAGCAGATAAACCGTGGACTAAGCTCACTCCTGCCGACAAG GCTGCCATCCGCAAGGAGCTCAATGAATTCAAGAGCTCGGAGATGGAGGTTCACGAAGAAAGCAGGATCTATACCCG GTTCCATCGGCCTTAG